A single genomic interval of Streptomyces graminofaciens harbors:
- a CDS encoding NAD(P)H-dependent flavin oxidoreductase, translating into MQTELSKKLGVQYAVFGFTPFPAVAAAISRAGGFGVLGAVRYTAPDDLKRDLDWLEAHVDGQPYGLDVVMPAKKVEGVTEADVEAMIPEGHRQFVKDTLAKHGVPELADGEASGWRITGWMEQVARTQLDVAFDYPIKLLANALGSPPADVVERAHDKGVLVAALAGSARHARKHAEGGIDIVVAQGYEAGGHTGEIASMVLTPEVVDAVDPLPVLAAGGIGSGQQVAAALSLGAQGVWLGSLWLTTTEADLHSTAVTRKLLAAGSGDTVRSRALTGKPARQLRTEWTDAWDDPSGPGTLPMPLQGLLVAEALTRIQKYEVEPLLGTPVGQIVGRMNSERSVQEVFDDLTRGFERAVDRLNRIAGRSAEQ; encoded by the coding sequence ATGCAGACGGAGCTGAGCAAGAAACTCGGAGTCCAGTACGCCGTGTTCGGCTTCACGCCGTTCCCCGCCGTCGCCGCGGCCATCAGCCGGGCAGGGGGCTTCGGGGTGCTCGGCGCGGTCCGCTACACCGCCCCGGACGACCTCAAACGCGACCTCGACTGGCTGGAGGCCCATGTCGACGGCCAGCCGTACGGGCTGGACGTCGTCATGCCCGCGAAGAAGGTGGAGGGCGTCACCGAGGCCGATGTCGAGGCGATGATCCCCGAGGGCCACCGGCAGTTCGTCAAGGACACCCTCGCCAAGCACGGGGTGCCGGAGCTCGCCGACGGGGAGGCGTCAGGCTGGCGGATCACCGGGTGGATGGAGCAGGTCGCCCGCACCCAGCTCGACGTGGCCTTCGACTACCCGATCAAGCTGCTCGCCAACGCGCTGGGCTCCCCGCCAGCCGATGTCGTCGAACGCGCCCACGACAAGGGCGTCCTCGTCGCCGCGCTGGCGGGCAGCGCCCGGCACGCCCGCAAGCACGCCGAGGGCGGGATCGACATCGTCGTCGCCCAGGGCTACGAGGCCGGCGGCCACACCGGGGAGATCGCCTCCATGGTCCTCACGCCCGAGGTCGTGGACGCCGTCGACCCGTTGCCCGTGCTGGCCGCCGGCGGTATCGGCAGCGGACAGCAGGTGGCGGCCGCGCTCAGCCTCGGCGCCCAGGGTGTGTGGCTGGGCTCCCTGTGGCTGACGACCACCGAGGCCGACCTCCACTCCACCGCCGTGACCCGCAAACTGCTCGCCGCCGGCTCGGGCGACACCGTCCGCTCCCGCGCGCTGACCGGCAAACCCGCACGCCAGCTGCGTACCGAATGGACCGACGCCTGGGACGACCCGAGCGGCCCCGGCACGCTCCCCATGCCCCTCCAGGGCCTGCTGGTCGCCGAGGCGCTCACCCGGATCCAGAAGTACGAGGTGGAGCCGCTGCTCGGCACGCCCGTCGGGCAGATCGTCGGCCGGATGAACAGCGAGCGCAGTGTCCAGGAGGTCTTCGACGACCTCACCCGTGGTTTCGAACGGGCCGTCGACCGGCTCAACCGGATCGCCGGAAGGAGCGCCGAACAGTGA
- a CDS encoding acyl-CoA synthetase, whose translation MGQAPNGFWAQAAADPDRTVLVAPDGEEWTAGRLLADANRLVHGLRAAGLARGDAFAAVLPNGVEFLIAYLASQQAGLYLVPVNHHLVGPEIAWIVSDSGAKVLIAHERFADQARNAADEAKLPDSHRYAVGEVAGFRPYAELLDGQSESAPSDRTLGWVMNYTSGTTGRPRGIRRPLPGKPPEEAYLGGFLGIFGIKPYDGNVHLVCSPLYHTAVLQFAGASLHIGHRLVLMDKWTPEEMLRLIDAHRCTHTHMVPTQFHRLLALPEQVRASYDVSSMRHAIHGAAPCPDHVKRAMIAWWGNCVEEYYAASEGGGAFATAEDWLKKPGTVGRAWPISELAVFDDDGDRLPPGELGTVYMKMSTGGFSYHKDEGKTRKNRIGDFFTVGDLGLLDEDGYLFLRDRKIDLIISGGVNIYPAEIESELLTHPAVADAAAFGIPHDDWGEEVKAVVEPAPGFEAGPALAAEILRHCTTRLAGYKRPKSVDFIETMPRDPNGKLYKRRLREPYWEGRERPV comes from the coding sequence ATGGGGCAGGCTCCCAACGGCTTCTGGGCCCAGGCTGCCGCCGACCCCGACCGTACGGTCCTCGTCGCACCCGACGGCGAGGAGTGGACCGCCGGCCGTCTGCTCGCCGACGCCAACCGGCTGGTCCACGGGCTGCGCGCGGCGGGCCTCGCCCGCGGCGACGCCTTCGCGGCCGTCCTGCCCAACGGCGTCGAGTTCCTCATCGCGTATCTGGCCTCCCAGCAGGCCGGTCTCTACCTCGTGCCCGTCAACCACCATCTCGTCGGCCCCGAGATCGCCTGGATCGTCTCCGACTCCGGCGCCAAGGTGCTCATCGCGCACGAACGGTTCGCGGACCAGGCGCGGAACGCCGCCGACGAGGCGAAGCTGCCGGACAGCCACCGGTACGCGGTCGGCGAGGTCGCCGGCTTCCGGCCGTATGCCGAACTCCTCGACGGGCAGTCCGAGTCGGCGCCCTCGGACCGCACGCTCGGCTGGGTCATGAACTACACCTCGGGCACCACCGGCCGCCCGCGCGGTATCCGCCGCCCCCTGCCCGGCAAGCCGCCCGAGGAGGCGTACCTCGGCGGATTCCTCGGCATCTTCGGCATCAAGCCCTACGACGGCAATGTGCACCTCGTCTGCTCGCCGCTCTACCACACGGCGGTCCTGCAGTTCGCGGGCGCGTCCCTGCACATCGGGCACCGCCTGGTCCTGATGGACAAGTGGACACCCGAGGAGATGCTCCGGCTCATCGACGCCCACCGGTGCACCCACACCCACATGGTCCCGACCCAGTTCCACCGTCTGCTCGCCCTGCCTGAGCAGGTCAGGGCCTCGTACGACGTGTCGTCCATGCGGCATGCCATCCACGGTGCCGCCCCCTGCCCCGACCATGTGAAGCGGGCCATGATCGCGTGGTGGGGGAACTGCGTCGAGGAGTACTACGCGGCCAGCGAGGGCGGTGGCGCCTTCGCCACCGCCGAGGACTGGCTGAAGAAGCCCGGCACGGTCGGCCGCGCCTGGCCGATCAGTGAGCTGGCCGTCTTCGACGACGACGGCGACCGGCTGCCGCCCGGTGAACTCGGCACCGTCTACATGAAGATGAGCACCGGCGGCTTCTCCTACCACAAGGACGAGGGCAAGACGCGCAAGAACCGCATCGGCGACTTCTTCACCGTGGGCGACCTCGGCCTCCTGGACGAGGACGGCTATCTCTTCCTCCGCGACCGCAAGATCGACCTGATCATCTCCGGCGGCGTCAACATCTACCCCGCCGAGATCGAGTCCGAGCTGCTGACCCACCCCGCCGTCGCCGACGCGGCCGCCTTCGGCATCCCGCACGACGACTGGGGCGAGGAGGTCAAGGCGGTCGTCGAACCCGCCCCGGGCTTCGAGGCGGGTCCGGCGCTGGCCGCCGAGATCCTCCGGCACTGCACGACCCGGCTGGCCGGCTACAAGCGCCCCAAGAGCGTCGACTTCATCGAGACGATGCCCCGCGACCCCAACGGCAAGCTCTACAAGCGGCGGTTGCGAGAGCCGTACTGGGAGGGCAGGGAGCGGCCGGTCTGA
- a CDS encoding oxygenase MpaB family protein: protein MDAPAEPVIADPGLFGPDSVTWQVHGDPMMWVAGIRALYLQALHPRAVRGVMQNSDFRRDAWGRLMRTANFVGTITYGTTEAAERAGARVRKIHSMLSAVDPHTGERYGVDEPELLLWVHCAEIDSYLHILRRSGYPIGDTAADRYIGEHRVGARLVGLDPDEVPGDQAELAAYFEKARPELASGPEAREVDDFLRRPPTHPLLVPAREALWRRVSNLAYASLPPYAHELYGRPAPPPAVVTRRLRRTGTLLRAVPAGLRWQLPPKHILRAMSRLGPGARPAPYKVGP from the coding sequence ATGGACGCGCCCGCTGAGCCTGTCATAGCCGACCCAGGCCTCTTCGGCCCCGACTCGGTGACCTGGCAGGTGCACGGCGACCCCATGATGTGGGTCGCCGGGATCCGCGCGCTCTACCTCCAGGCCCTGCACCCGCGCGCGGTGCGCGGCGTCATGCAGAACTCCGACTTCCGGCGCGACGCCTGGGGCCGGCTGATGCGCACGGCGAATTTCGTCGGCACGATCACATACGGCACCACGGAGGCCGCCGAGCGGGCCGGGGCCCGTGTCCGGAAGATCCACAGCATGCTGTCGGCGGTCGACCCGCACACGGGGGAGCGGTACGGCGTCGACGAACCCGAACTCCTGCTGTGGGTGCACTGCGCCGAGATCGACTCCTATCTGCACATCCTGCGCCGCTCCGGCTACCCGATCGGCGACACCGCGGCTGACCGGTACATCGGCGAACACCGGGTCGGCGCCCGGCTGGTCGGCCTCGACCCCGACGAAGTACCGGGCGACCAGGCCGAGTTGGCCGCGTACTTCGAGAAGGCGCGGCCGGAGCTGGCCTCCGGGCCCGAGGCGCGGGAGGTGGACGACTTCCTGCGCAGACCGCCGACGCACCCGTTGCTCGTCCCGGCACGCGAGGCGCTGTGGCGGCGCGTGTCGAACCTGGCGTACGCCTCCCTGCCACCGTACGCCCATGAGTTGTACGGCAGACCGGCACCGCCGCCCGCCGTGGTCACCCGGCGCCTGCGGCGCACCGGCACCCTGCTGCGCGCTGTTCCCGCAGGTCTGCGCTGGCAACTCCCGCCCAAACACATTCTCCGCGCCATGTCACGGCTCGGCCCCGGCGCACGCCCGGCACCGTACAAAGTCGGACCATAG
- a CDS encoding serine/threonine-protein kinase, which yields MADTRLIQDRYRLLELIGRGGMGEVWRARDELLGRRVAVKCLKPINTQPEQSFTGVLRERFRREARVAAALQHRGVTVVHDFGECDGVLFLVMELLEGRNLSQVLEDNKHHPLPVADVVEIADQVASALAYTHQQGIVHRDLKPANIMRLGDGTVKICDFGIARLGHDVSFTSRLTGTGIAMGTPHYMSPEQISGGQVDQRSDLYSFGCVLYEIATGVPPFDLDDAWAVLLGHRDTEPRPPSGHRDELPEYLDRIILDLLAKQPEERPQDARELGRRIGEGRAGTPAYVPTAASPPVGPKARPRPDRPPGRERRLPSWTRGMTTGHKATGAGLRTTPPDASAGLTGEWIARPAAGRAEEPVRVERPTPPPQLITTLAGRHNAGLSLGRLGRWTEAGEVHRAVAAEREHALGPDHPDTLASRFEVGFTLSRTDRPADALREFAHVASARERVLGPEHPDTLAARQEMAYVLGQLGRHFEAHQAYTSVLAARQRAMGPDHPDTLRCRHNLAYNLSRLGRLEDSYRMASEVAAARARVLGANHPDTLVTRYEVAYALGQLGRWPEALQTYQEVAEARAQALGPDHPDTLAARYEVGISLGRLGRSADALTLYRALVDDRTRVHGPAHPETLRARHGLGVNLGRLGRWEEALAESRDVCALRERVLGADHPDTLVSRREVAVGLGWLGRWADALAEYRSVADARERVLGADHPDALASRNDEAHCLEQLGRGGEAVQLYRRVAALRQQRATGGR from the coding sequence ATGGCGGACACCAGGCTGATCCAGGACCGGTACCGGCTGCTCGAACTGATCGGGCGCGGTGGGATGGGCGAGGTCTGGCGCGCGAGAGACGAGTTGCTGGGCCGGCGGGTGGCGGTCAAGTGCCTCAAGCCCATCAACACTCAGCCCGAGCAGTCCTTCACCGGTGTCCTGCGGGAACGCTTTCGGCGCGAGGCCCGCGTGGCGGCCGCGCTCCAGCACCGGGGCGTGACCGTCGTCCACGACTTCGGCGAGTGCGACGGGGTGCTGTTCCTCGTGATGGAGCTGCTGGAGGGCCGCAACCTCAGCCAGGTCCTGGAGGACAACAAACACCATCCGCTGCCGGTCGCCGATGTCGTCGAGATCGCCGACCAGGTGGCCTCCGCGCTCGCCTACACCCATCAACAGGGCATCGTGCACCGCGACTTGAAACCCGCCAACATCATGCGGCTCGGCGACGGCACGGTGAAGATCTGCGACTTCGGGATCGCCCGGCTCGGCCATGACGTCAGCTTCACCTCACGGCTCACCGGCACCGGCATCGCGATGGGCACCCCGCACTACATGTCGCCGGAGCAGATCAGCGGCGGCCAGGTCGACCAGCGCAGCGACCTGTACTCCTTCGGATGCGTGCTGTACGAAATCGCCACCGGGGTGCCGCCGTTCGACCTCGACGACGCCTGGGCGGTCCTGCTGGGCCACCGCGACACCGAGCCCCGGCCACCGAGCGGTCACCGGGACGAGCTGCCCGAGTACCTCGACCGGATCATCCTGGACCTGCTGGCCAAACAGCCGGAGGAACGGCCGCAGGACGCCCGCGAGCTGGGCCGCAGGATCGGCGAGGGGCGCGCCGGGACACCGGCGTACGTCCCCACGGCCGCCTCGCCCCCTGTGGGGCCCAAGGCCCGCCCGCGCCCCGATCGGCCACCCGGCCGCGAACGCCGCCTGCCGTCCTGGACCCGGGGCATGACCACCGGCCACAAGGCCACCGGCGCCGGACTGCGCACCACCCCGCCGGACGCCTCCGCCGGGCTCACCGGCGAGTGGATCGCCCGCCCCGCCGCAGGCCGCGCCGAGGAACCCGTACGCGTCGAACGGCCCACCCCGCCACCACAGTTGATCACCACGCTGGCCGGGCGGCACAACGCCGGGCTCAGCCTCGGGCGGCTCGGCCGCTGGACGGAGGCCGGCGAGGTGCACCGCGCGGTCGCCGCCGAACGCGAGCACGCTCTCGGCCCCGACCATCCCGACACCCTCGCCAGCCGCTTCGAGGTCGGCTTCACCCTCAGCCGCACCGACCGCCCGGCCGACGCACTGCGCGAGTTCGCCCATGTGGCCAGTGCCAGGGAGCGCGTTCTCGGCCCCGAGCACCCCGACACGCTCGCCGCCCGTCAGGAAATGGCATACGTGCTGGGCCAGTTGGGCCGCCACTTCGAGGCCCACCAGGCCTACACGTCCGTGCTCGCCGCCCGTCAGCGCGCCATGGGCCCCGATCACCCGGACACCCTGCGCTGCCGGCACAACCTCGCCTACAACCTCAGCAGGCTCGGGCGGCTGGAGGACTCGTACCGCATGGCGAGCGAAGTGGCCGCCGCGCGGGCCCGCGTCCTTGGCGCCAACCACCCCGACACGCTCGTCACCCGATATGAAGTGGCGTACGCACTAGGCCAGTTGGGGCGCTGGCCCGAGGCGCTCCAGACCTACCAGGAGGTCGCCGAGGCCCGTGCGCAGGCCCTCGGCCCCGACCATCCGGACACCCTCGCCGCCCGCTACGAGGTCGGCATCAGCCTCGGCAGGCTCGGCCGCAGCGCCGACGCGCTGACCCTCTACCGGGCCCTGGTCGACGACCGTACCCGCGTCCACGGCCCCGCCCACCCCGAGACCCTGCGCGCCCGCCACGGCCTCGGCGTCAACCTCGGCCGGCTCGGCCGCTGGGAGGAGGCCCTCGCCGAGTCCCGGGACGTGTGCGCCCTGCGTGAGCGCGTCCTCGGCGCCGACCACCCGGACACCCTCGTCAGCCGCCGCGAGGTCGCCGTCGGTCTCGGCTGGCTCGGCCGCTGGGCCGACGCCCTCGCCGAGTACCGCAGTGTGGCCGACGCCCGTGAGCGCGTCCTCGGCGCCGACCACCCCGACGCCCTCGCCAGCCGCAACGACGAGGCCCACTGTCTGGAGCAACTCGGCCGGGGCGGGGAGGCGGTGCAGCTGTACCGGAGGGTGGCCGCGTTGCGGCAGCAGCGGGCGACGGGCGGACGCTGA
- a CDS encoding SAM-dependent methyltransferase — MAQDSLRPETDSVTKIDTTVPHSARIWNYWLGGKDNYPVDHEAGDAFRAVFPGITDLARDSRAFLGRAVRFLAQEAGIRQFLDIGTGLPTADNTHEIAQRVVPEARIVYVDNDPLVLTHARALLTSTPEGATDYIDSDLHDPATVLREAARTLDLRRPVALTLMQVSGHIADYDEARSIVGTLMAALPSGSWFAFNDSVDTHRANAEATRRYNESGAVPYYLRSPDRLAGFFDGLELLEPGVVPLADWRPDPSAPRGGSGEVIALGGVARKP, encoded by the coding sequence GTGGCACAGGACTCGTTACGCCCGGAGACCGATTCGGTCACGAAGATCGACACGACGGTGCCGCACTCGGCCCGTATCTGGAACTACTGGCTGGGCGGCAAGGACAACTACCCGGTCGACCACGAGGCGGGCGACGCGTTCCGCGCGGTGTTCCCCGGCATCACCGACCTCGCCCGTGACTCCCGGGCCTTTCTCGGTCGGGCGGTGCGATTCCTCGCCCAGGAAGCCGGGATACGCCAGTTCCTCGACATCGGCACCGGCCTGCCCACGGCGGACAACACGCACGAGATCGCCCAACGGGTGGTCCCCGAGGCGCGGATCGTCTATGTGGACAACGACCCGCTGGTCCTGACCCACGCGCGGGCGCTGCTCACGAGCACCCCCGAGGGGGCGACCGACTACATCGACTCCGATCTGCACGATCCCGCGACCGTGCTGCGCGAGGCGGCCAGGACCCTGGACCTCAGGCGACCGGTCGCGCTGACACTGATGCAGGTCAGCGGTCACATCGCCGACTACGACGAGGCACGGTCCATCGTCGGCACCCTCATGGCCGCGCTGCCGTCGGGCAGTTGGTTCGCGTTCAACGACAGCGTGGACACGCACCGGGCCAACGCCGAGGCCACCCGCCGCTACAACGAGAGCGGCGCGGTCCCCTACTACCTGCGCAGCCCGGACCGGCTCGCCGGTTTCTTCGACGGCCTGGAGCTGCTGGAGCCCGGTGTCGTCCCGCTCGCCGACTGGCGCCCCGACCCGTCGGCCCCGCGCGGCGGGTCGGGCGAGGTGATCGCGCTGGGCGGGGTCGCGCGCAAGCCCTGA
- a CDS encoding M4 family metallopeptidase, producing MRRIPPQAAAAGALAATAALLALGVQAVPAAAKPAPHPSPLRTGGLQAELTPAQHTALLKKASKQTVATADSLGLGAKEKLVVKDVVKDKDGTLHTRYERTYAGLPVLGGDLVVHTPPASLAAGTVSTTFNSKRTIKVPSTSATFTKSAAETKALKAAKALDAEKPTTDSARKVIWAGKGTPTLAWETVIGGLQDDGTPSQLHVVTDATTGEKLYQYQAIKTGTGNSQYSGTVTIGTTLSGSTYQLNDTTRGTHKTYSLNNGTSGTGTLMTDTDDTWGTGSGSNTQTAGVDAHFGAQTTWDFYKNTFGRSGIKNDGVAAYSRVHYSSAYVNAFWDDDCFCMTYGDGSGGTHALTSLDVAGHEMTHGVTSNTANLNYTGESGGLNEATSDIFGTGVEFYAANSTDVGDYLIGEKIDINGDGTPLRYMDEPDKDGGSADSWYSGVGNLDVHYSSGPANHMFYLLSEGSGSKTINGVTYNSPTSDGVAVAGIGRAAALQIWYKALTTYMTSSTTYSGARTAALNAAAALYGTSSTQYAGVGNAFAGINVGSHITVPSTGVTVTNPGSQSSTVGTAVSLQISASSTNSGSLTYAATGLPTGLSISSSTGVISGTPTTAGSYSTTVTVTDSTGATGTASFTWTVSSSGSGSCTSTQLLGNAGFESGNTTWTASSGVITSSSSQAARTGSYKAWLDGYGSTHTDTLSQSVTIPSGCTNTTFTFYLHVDTAETSTSTQYDKLTVTAGSTTLATYSNLNAASGYVQKSFSLGSLAGSTVTLKFTGVEDSSLQTSFVIDDTAVTTG from the coding sequence GTGAGACGTATCCCCCCTCAGGCGGCCGCAGCCGGAGCCCTCGCGGCCACCGCGGCGCTCCTGGCCCTCGGTGTACAGGCGGTCCCCGCGGCCGCCAAGCCCGCTCCCCACCCCAGTCCCCTGCGCACCGGGGGACTGCAGGCCGAGCTCACCCCGGCCCAGCACACGGCGCTGCTGAAGAAGGCATCCAAGCAGACCGTGGCGACGGCCGACTCCCTCGGCCTCGGGGCGAAGGAGAAGCTGGTCGTCAAGGACGTCGTCAAGGACAAGGACGGCACGCTCCACACGCGGTACGAGCGCACCTACGCCGGTCTGCCGGTCCTCGGCGGCGACCTCGTCGTACACACCCCGCCGGCCTCCCTCGCCGCCGGCACGGTGAGTACCACCTTCAACAGCAAGCGCACCATCAAGGTCCCCTCCACCAGCGCGACCTTCACCAAGTCGGCCGCCGAGACCAAGGCCCTCAAGGCGGCCAAGGCCCTGGACGCGGAGAAGCCCACCACCGACAGCGCCCGCAAGGTGATCTGGGCGGGCAAGGGCACCCCGACGCTCGCCTGGGAGACGGTGATCGGCGGCCTCCAGGACGACGGCACCCCCAGCCAGCTGCACGTCGTCACGGACGCCACGACGGGGGAGAAGCTCTACCAGTACCAGGCCATCAAGACCGGTACCGGCAACAGCCAGTACAGCGGCACCGTCACCATCGGCACCACGCTGTCCGGCTCGACGTACCAGCTGAACGACACCACACGGGGCACCCACAAGACGTACAGCCTGAACAACGGCACGTCGGGCACCGGCACCCTGATGACCGACACCGACGACACCTGGGGCACCGGCTCCGGCTCCAACACGCAGACCGCCGGTGTCGACGCCCACTTCGGCGCCCAGACCACCTGGGACTTCTACAAGAACACCTTCGGCCGAAGCGGCATCAAGAACGACGGCGTGGCCGCCTACTCGCGCGTCCACTACAGCTCGGCGTACGTCAACGCCTTCTGGGACGACGACTGCTTCTGCATGACCTACGGCGACGGCTCCGGCGGCACCCACGCGCTGACCTCGCTGGACGTGGCCGGTCACGAGATGACGCACGGCGTCACCTCCAACACCGCGAACCTGAACTACACCGGCGAGTCCGGCGGCCTCAACGAGGCGACCTCCGACATCTTCGGCACGGGCGTGGAGTTCTACGCGGCCAACTCCACCGACGTCGGTGACTACCTCATCGGTGAGAAGATCGACATCAACGGTGACGGCACGCCGCTGCGTTACATGGACGAGCCCGACAAGGACGGCGGCTCCGCCGACAGCTGGTACTCCGGCGTCGGCAACCTGGACGTCCACTACTCCTCGGGCCCGGCGAACCACATGTTCTACCTGCTCTCCGAGGGCAGCGGCTCCAAGACCATCAACGGCGTCACCTACAACAGCCCGACCTCCGACGGCGTCGCCGTCGCGGGCATCGGCCGGGCCGCCGCCCTGCAGATCTGGTACAAGGCGCTCACGACGTACATGACGTCGAGCACCACGTACTCCGGGGCCCGCACAGCCGCCCTCAACGCCGCGGCCGCCCTGTACGGCACCAGCTCCACGCAGTACGCGGGTGTCGGCAACGCCTTCGCCGGCATCAACGTCGGCAGCCACATCACCGTCCCGTCGACCGGCGTGACGGTCACCAACCCGGGCAGCCAGTCCTCGACCGTCGGCACCGCCGTGAGCCTGCAGATCTCGGCGAGCAGCACCAACAGCGGCTCGCTGACCTACGCCGCGACCGGCCTGCCCACCGGCCTGTCCATCAGCAGCTCCACCGGTGTCATCTCCGGCACCCCGACCACGGCAGGCAGCTACAGCACCACCGTCACCGTGACCGACAGCACCGGCGCGACCGGCACCGCGTCCTTCACCTGGACGGTCAGCTCCTCCGGCAGCGGCTCCTGCACCTCGACCCAGCTCCTCGGCAACGCGGGCTTCGAGTCGGGCAACACCACCTGGACGGCGTCGAGCGGTGTGATCACCAGCTCCAGCAGCCAGGCGGCCCGCACCGGCTCCTACAAGGCCTGGCTCGACGGCTACGGCTCGACCCACACCGACACGCTGTCGCAGTCGGTGACGATCCCGAGCGGCTGCACCAACACCACGTTCACCTTCTATCTGCACGTCGACACGGCCGAGACCTCCACCAGCACCCAGTACGACAAGCTGACGGTCACCGCCGGGTCGACCACCCTGGCCACCTACTCCAACCTCAACGCGGCCAGCGGCTATGTACAGAAGTCCTTCAGCCTCGGGTCGCTCGCGGGCAGCACCGTGACCCTGAAGTTCACCGGAGTCGAGGACTCCTCGCTCCAGACCAGCTTCGTCATCGACGACACCGCCGTGACGACTGGCTGA
- a CDS encoding phytoene desaturase family protein codes for MPAHEAHPASPGHRSYDAVIVGGGHNGLVAAAYLARAGRSVLVLERLDHTGGAAVSTRPFAGIDARLSRYSYLVSLLPKKIVRDLDLDFRVRGRTISSYTPVERHGQPTGLLVGGSERRTREAFARLTGSDREYQAWKRFYGMTGRVAERVFPTLTEPLPARDELRRRIDDEDAWRTLFEEPIGTTVESAFEDDLVRGVVLTDALIGTFADAHDPSLRQNRCFLYHVIGGGTGAWDVPVGGMGALTDALAGAARDAGAVLATGHEATRIDTDGRSAEVSYRTADGEGVVAARHVLVNASPKELATLTGDEPATPAEGAQLKVNMLLKRLPRLRDESVDPHEAFSGTFHIAEGYEQLAASYAQAAAGALPEAPPSEIYCHSLTDPTILGPDLVEAGYQTLTLFGLHTPARLFEGDNDAVREELLKSTLAQLDAHLAEPIADCLAVDADGRPCIEARTPLDLERDLGLPGGNIFHRDLTWPYAQEGTGRWGVETRHPNVLLCGAGAVRGGGVSGVPGHNAAMAVLEPPAP; via the coding sequence ATGCCCGCACACGAAGCACACCCCGCAAGCCCCGGTCACCGTTCGTACGACGCCGTGATCGTCGGCGGCGGTCACAACGGCCTGGTCGCCGCCGCCTATCTGGCCCGCGCCGGGCGGTCCGTGCTCGTGCTGGAGCGCCTCGACCACACCGGGGGAGCGGCCGTCTCCACGCGCCCCTTCGCCGGGATCGACGCCCGGCTCTCGCGGTACTCGTACCTGGTCAGCCTGCTGCCGAAGAAGATCGTGCGGGACCTCGACCTGGACTTCCGCGTCCGCGGCCGCACGATCTCCTCGTACACCCCCGTCGAACGCCACGGACAGCCCACCGGCCTCCTCGTCGGCGGCAGCGAGCGCCGCACCCGCGAGGCGTTCGCACGGCTGACCGGCTCCGACCGCGAGTACCAGGCCTGGAAGCGCTTCTACGGCATGACCGGCCGCGTCGCCGAACGAGTGTTCCCGACGCTCACCGAGCCCCTGCCCGCCCGGGACGAACTGCGCCGCCGCATCGACGACGAGGACGCCTGGCGGACCCTCTTCGAGGAGCCCATCGGCACCACTGTCGAGTCGGCGTTCGAGGACGACCTCGTACGCGGAGTCGTCCTCACCGACGCCCTGATCGGCACCTTCGCGGACGCCCACGACCCCTCCCTGCGCCAGAACCGCTGCTTCCTCTACCACGTGATCGGCGGCGGCACCGGCGCGTGGGACGTACCGGTCGGCGGCATGGGCGCGCTCACGGACGCGCTGGCCGGGGCCGCCCGGGACGCGGGCGCGGTGCTCGCCACCGGGCACGAGGCGACACGCATCGACACGGACGGCCGGTCCGCCGAGGTCTCCTACCGCACAGCCGACGGCGAAGGCGTCGTCGCCGCCCGCCACGTCCTGGTCAACGCCTCCCCGAAGGAACTGGCCACCCTGACCGGCGACGAACCGGCCACCCCTGCCGAGGGCGCACAGCTCAAGGTGAACATGCTGCTCAAGCGGCTGCCGAGGCTGCGTGACGAGTCCGTCGACCCGCACGAGGCGTTCTCCGGCACCTTCCACATCGCCGAGGGCTACGAGCAACTCGCCGCCTCCTACGCCCAGGCCGCCGCCGGCGCGCTGCCCGAGGCGCCGCCCTCCGAGATCTACTGCCACTCGCTCACCGACCCGACCATCCTCGGCCCCGACCTGGTCGAGGCGGGCTACCAGACGCTCACCCTCTTCGGCCTGCACACCCCCGCGCGGCTGTTCGAGGGCGACAATGACGCCGTACGCGAGGAGCTGCTGAAGTCGACCCTGGCCCAGCTGGACGCCCACCTCGCCGAGCCGATCGCCGACTGCCTCGCCGTCGACGCGGACGGCCGCCCCTGCATCGAGGCCAGGACCCCGCTCGACCTGGAACGCGACCTCGGCCTCCCCGGCGGCAACATCTTCCACCGCGACCTGACCTGGCCGTACGCCCAGGAGGGCACCGGCCGCTGGGGCGTCGAGACGCGGCACCCGAACGTCCTGCTGTGTGGGGCGGGGGCCGTGCGCGGCGGTGGGGTGAGCGGGGTGCCGGGGCACAACGCGGCGATGGCCGTCCTCGAACCGCCCGCCCCGTAG